Genomic segment of Panicum virgatum strain AP13 chromosome 2K, P.virgatum_v5, whole genome shotgun sequence:
GCGGAAGAGGTGGTTCTCCAGGCTGCCCCGCGGCATGTACTCGTACACCAGCAGCAGCTTGCTGGTGTTCacgtcgtcggagcagcagtaGCCCACCAGGCTGACCAGGTTCTGGTGGTGGAGCTCACCCAGGTAGGTGATCTCTGCCAGCCACTCCTTGTGGCCCCGGAAGCTCTCCTTCTTGAGCTTCTTGATGGCCACCATCCGGCCGACGCCGGGCCTGGTCGGAAGTCGGAACCAGCGTCGCCTCGTCCATCCACCCCTTGTACACGCACCCGAAGCCGCCCTCGCCCAGGTACGAGCTGGGCCTGAAGTTCTTGGTCGCCGCGCGGAGGTCGCTGATGCTGAAGGACTTGAGGTGCTTGGTAGTGGCTGTGGCGGCCGAATTgttggacgacgacgacgtgctGCTCCTTCTTGTCACCTCTGAACGAATAATGCATCCAGATGGAGGAATCAGATCATAGATCATCGAAATTAAGCAAAGATAGCTTGATTATTACAGTACTTGATtcaaatggagtggtggaggcAGATCCCGTGCAGCAGCAGTTCCCCATTGGATTTAATTTGGATCGGCGGAACGGAATACATACAGTAGATATATATGATCAACGTGACGAGATGACCAATTGATGCAAACTCCAAACGGATCGAGCATCATCCTAGATACGGAGGCTCGACATGAATATAAGGCAGGCAAGGTGCGCGCAAAGTCAAGGGAGTGAGATGCTTAGTCGGTGAAAAGTTGTTGGTTTTGGTaccgtagcacatttcgttgttacttgacaaataatatctaatcatagactaattagacttaaaagattcatctcgtgctaatcagttagactgtgtaattagttatttttttcaactgcatttaatgctccatgcatatgtccgaacattcgatgtgacgaatactgtagaaatttttttgggaactaaacagggccttatagGTTTCTTTCCAGTACTTCCAAGCATTGCTTGCTGTTGACACGTTCCAGCCGATACATGCACGCTCCAACTGCATCCTATCCTATCTCAGGGCTTGTGTTGCTCAGACATGGATCGACCAGGTAAAAGTCACGGGGTTATATATAAGTTCCAAACAAGATCAGAGGCTTCCTTCATTTGACCTGCTTGCAAAGTTGCAGCTAGGTCTTTGATGAATTCCAATTTCCAAACAAGCTAACGGTCCAAAACTGGGTGTCTGTTTTCACCTCACCTAGCTAGGGATTATAAATAGTAGTTTAAAATCCAGCGTTACTAGCTGAAACAAAGCATGGCCTTTATTTGGTTAGTCAATTCAAACCGATGACGCCACAAACAATGACATAATCATTTGAGTTTTGCGGCATATGTATCTTTGGTGCCACCGTTATCAGCCAAGGAGGATAAGGGAATGCCGCCGTTGGGCCCGGTTGGAAAAGAAGGGGGCCATAAGAAATGGGTTGGCTTAGCTCCGGCGTCCAGTTTCGGCTCAAATATAGAGTATAGAAACTATATATTCCCTTTTTTTCTGAACGAATATAAATGAAAGAGAATCTAAAACTGTAATATACTTACTTCCCAGAAAACTAAATCGCAGGGTACCTGGAGCGATTTAAACTTTGACTTAGCCTTATAACAAATCTGGGACcaattcaaaaatatgaaaagtTATCAGATGTCGCAAAACAGAAATCCAGATTTTCTTTTTGAAGAGATCAACCTCTGTAATAAGACCATGTGCATTGACACACAAGGCAGCAGAAACACAGCCATTCTGCACAAGGGCGACTTCAAACAGTTAGATTTTAAAATGATTACATGGTAGTGGAGCACAATGATAACAAAGCTCTGTGAACGGCAGTCTCCCGAGTTGTCGCCTGATGAATTCAGTGAAGCAGGCAGCACAGGTAAAATTCCTGTCATTCTTGGAAAGGATGGTTGCGTGCCACACGTGCCAATAGAAAAGTGACACGTCTCCCAGTATCCTAGTTTAGTGTACAGCTGTCTTTCCAGCAGCCTGGAATCCATAATCTCCAAGTAGAATTTTTCACATCAGGCTCGCTCAATCATGAAATCAGCTGCAGTGTCACTAAACTCATACCAATATATCAGAAGTCTGGCATCAGCACGGCAAAATTAGCTTTCTGATCATTTTCAGCAACACTTTGTGCTAACAAGATTATCCACCAAACTTCCGGCTTCTTAAGATCTTCGCAGCCTGTCCAGCATTTACATGGTGCAATCCTTGATGCTTTAAGCAGTTGTTACTCCTCGTGTCATCTGTTAGCATCTCCAGCAGGTAATGTGCATCTGACTCCTTCATGGTTAACAACCTCAGGGATTCACTTAGGAAAGGGAGAAAAGCTTCAGGTCTTGAACAGAAGGGCCTAAAGATGTGGAGCAGGGCTTTTGTGTCAACTCTTAACTGAATTACTCCTGTGTCAGAGAAATTTAGTTCACCCCACCGTATGCTGCTGTAGATGAAGTAATCAAGGCCTTCTGCTATACTCCTCCAAAGATCAAGGAAATCCTTGGAATTAAGATATTGCTTCAGTTTGGTGGTCCTGTCTGTCAGAACATCTAGACAGGCAATAAAACCAAGAGATACTCCTGCGTTTTCTTCATCTAGGATCTGATCATCTACAGCAGTTTGCCCACTCCATGATCCAATGTTCTGGACATATTCCCATGACAGATCTTCAAATTCAAGCAGAATGGCAGACAGTATCTGTTCCAGATAATTGGTCCCTAATTTAACCAAAAAGCTGATTTCATCTGTAAACAGGGACCCTTGAGGACCCATATCCAAGAAGGTGGTATCTTCATCCCATTCCCGAAGCACATTTTCACAGTACCGTGCAGCGTTAATTGCACATGAAGCTTTTGATAGAGACTGATCTTCTAAAGCCGTATTTGACAATTGCAATGCCTCACAACGATCACGCAAGACAAGAAAAAAATCATTCAGGAACTTGACTGAAGAGGATCTGTTATAGTGGATCTGCATTCCCCTATTTGGCAGAGCACGACCTCTTTCACTCATTGACAAAGCAGTTTTGACAACAAATTCAGAAACTGGTGGAGCTTTGTAGTCTTCTCTTGTAGAGAGAAGAAACTTAATTGAGTTTTCCATGTGACCAAGCTGGTCATGCTGACTATCACTACATGACCAACTTGTCTCATCCTCCATTTCAGATTTCAATTTATCCTGTGCTGAACTAAGCTCGACACTAGCCCATATCTGAAGCCAATCAGGGTGTTCATTATATATTGAAAAGACAGACAATGACCTAGACAGACCTTCAGAAAGAGATGCAATTTTCTGAATTCCTGAATCTGCCAGAAGCTGCATTCTTTTATCAAAAGAAATCATTAGGTCATTGAAGTGCATCCAAGAGGACTCCACTTCAGGTTTGGCAGCAGTAGTCTGATCCTGATTAGAGGTGGCAAGTGCTGGGAAAATTTGCCTCTCCAGGTATCCTACAAGCATTTTCACCATTCCTGTCACCCAAGATTCTTTGGCACTTAAGCCTGCTAGCCTTGCATGATCAATCAGAGGCTGCAATATATCATCCACCCCATCCATGAAATCCTTTGTTATCTTGTAAACAAGGGTAAAAATGAACTCTGGCTGCTCAGACCATTTTGCAAAATGATATTCCATCCTTGAAGCAACAGGGTGAACTAATTCATCAATTGCCCAAAGTCCATTATCCAAGCAAGCAGTTTTATCAAAGTGCTTTGAATCTGCCAGGGCAggagttgctgctgctgcttggcaTTGGCGCACTTCACGGTTTGCTTGTACATGTTGCAGGGCGCACAGTGCTAGGAAGCTTTGTGAATATTTCTCTTTATTTTCCTCATTCATCAGGACTAGAGGATTTGGGATTTGGGAGTAGTTATCATTCTCTGTGTCTGGTGAGGACAAAGAAGGTGGCCAACCCAGCGCTGCAAGTAGAGCCCGATAATCCGTGAGTGCTTGAGGCCTCAAGATGGCTAGAGTTTTCTCCACTCTAGAATCAACTGCCATGATAAGGCTGGTCCACTTTGGCCTACTCGTGCTGACCCTTACCAATTCTCGCTCAATGTCCCTCACAGCATTGACAGCGGTGAGCAACTTTGCATGCTTCAATTCTGCTTCCTACATTTGAAAAGGTGGGATTAGCACTAATTTGCAGTTTAGTTTGCTGAGGcaccagcctctgcacattagTGTGGGAAAGGCTTGGCGCttaaaacaacccttccccagaccccgcgcagtgcgggaagcctacggcactgggtaggCCCCCTTTTTAGTTTGCTGAGACACCTATGCTTACAGCATGGGCTATTTATTAGCTCCATCAGAGATGACGAGTATATGAAGAATAACTCACATTTGATTTTCTAAGTATGGATGACAGGTTCAACTTTGAGGCCTGTCTAACGATGGAAAATGCCACATCTTCCAGGTTGCCAACCAAAGCTTCCAACTGTAGAGTAGCTTCTGGAATGTCAGCATAGCAAAGTTATAGAATGAACTATACATTCCTACACCATACTGAGATATCAATTCATAGAAGATATATAGATGCCACGACATATCCTCTCTGTGGCAAATAGCAAAGACAAGCAGATGTCATGCCAAATCAAAGTTGGAACTGTGAGCTGGTATGGTAAGTTTGACGCTGTGTGGTCTCGACAATTATTCAGATAGTGAACTCAATGTGATGCTAGTTTATGGGGGTAGAAACCTTCCTGAGTATCTTAGTCAGAGACTGGCAGTTAAACCAACACAGAAGGTTGTCAATTGGACAGGATTATTTACTACATTTCTTAGCAATTTGAAAGATGAGTGGAGTGCGTAAAAATGTGCTGCCAAATCTGATTAGATTATGGTGTTGCAGCACAAAAAGCATGCAAGTTAGTATTACGAAACATAACCAATTTGGTGGGTCTATTTTGCGGCCGTCGAGGATTTGGATGATACATTATTACAGTTGGGAGCGACGGAAAATGACGAGGAGAGGAAGAAACGCTGACCCGCGTAGAGTCGAATGGTGTGGATCCGTTGGATCTCCCGCACGAGCGCGGGCAGGCCGAGCTTGCGCACCGTCtccgcgccgtcgtcgtcctccgcgTCGACGGCTCCGCCTAGCAATAGCAAGCAAAACCCTATGTATGTGAGTATATATGTCGGTAGGGTACCCTTACTAGTGAGGCTGGCATTGAGGGGAGCGAGGGAACCTGTTGAGCGGAAGCGGATGCGGCGGAGGTCGGAGCGGCCCCCGGCGGAGCGTGCGAGCCAGGACGCTGCGGCGGCACGGAGCTGCGCCTCGATGCGGCGGAGGGAGGCGTCGAGCTCGGCGCACTCGCGGCGCAGAAGCTGGGCGAGCGCCGGGGCGGCGGCAAGGTCGTCGGGGGAGGCGAAATGCGCGTCGAGGAAGCCGCGcagggtggccggcggcggggtcgacATGCTGCGTCTGCGTGGTGGAGCCCCGCGCGGTGGGAGTGGCCGGACtgggaggagccgaggaggaggaagaagacggcTTGCCTTGCCTTTGGTTGGTGGGCTCTCTCTCGGTCTGGCCCAGCCCATCCCAGCCCAGGAATAGGAATATGCAGCTATGCTATGCTGCAGCCCATCTCGTGGTGGCCCATGCATCTGGTCCTCTATACTCATGGCCCATGATGGAtatgggccatggcccatggagCAGTAGCAAAGCGCTTCCCTTGCGCAGGCCActctgctctgctccgctccgctcccataaaatccaatccaatccaatcaAATCAGAATGGCCTTGTTTTTAACAAATGAGGTGCGCGGCTGCATCAAAGTCTTTATACATAtgcaggccctgtttagatgcgtaaatttttgggtgtaaagtactgtaacactttcgtttgtatttgataattattatcccGCCATGGgttaattagtctcaaaagatttgtctcgcaaattatagacaaactgtgtaattaattattttatttagctacatttaatatttcatgtatgtattgaaacattcgatgtgatgtggaattttgtaaagttttggaattttgaaggcagCTAAACAAGGCCGTAGTGATGAATCGACCCCAGCAGCAGATCATCAAATAAGAGAAGGCAATGCTGATCAAATCAAATCATTCAGAGTTGTGAACCATAAAGACATACAGACAGACAGACGGTAGAACAAGCAGTTGAGAAGAAGATGCATGCTGGATCAGTCGGTCTTTGAGTCTGCACTGCAATGCATACTCTACTGCTAGTAGGCAGCTGCTGCAACAGCTACTCAGACAGATAGCAGGCAGCTCCATCTAAGTAGAGAGTACTCCTACGGAGTAGTACTTACGTCCTAAATTAATCACTACTACTAGTACTCACTAATCATCAACAGTGCTGCAATAATGCCTTGATTGAGCAatataattaaattaattaagaGGCTGAGTCAGAGTCAGGGCAGGTCGCTTCTCATCCCGTCGTCGTACATGACGTTCCACGAGTCCAGCGTCGGGAAGCACGGCTGCTGATGAAGCGCAagcgccgacgacgacgcctcCACTCCGGCTTGGGCGTCCGCGGGCAGCAGCAGGGTGTCAATGTCAGCCGCCGTCCGCTGCAGCAGCATGTCGGCCGGCAGCTCGGCCTCCACGCTGGTGATGTGCTGCACCATGATCCGGAAGTTGGCGGGGTCGGTGGTGATGTACGTGGTGGGGGCGCGCTTGGACGCCCGCGACCGCCGCCTCTTCCCCGCGCGGCCCCCGGCCGgcgccagctgctgctgctggtggtggttgcGGCGCCCGCCAGCAGGGCAAGGCGGCGATTCGGGGGTGAGATGCGCCGgcaggtgggcggcggcgagcagcggcgatTGTTGGTGGTGCGGCGCGGGCGCTGagacgagggaggcggcggagtgGGAGGACATGGCCGACAGGTGGAGCGCGCGCGCGATGGCGGCGTCGGCCAAGATGGCGTCCATGCCTACTAGCTTGCTTGGAATTATAAGGTGAGTGGGAATTAATGGAGGTTGAGGCCGTGCGGGCGGGGCGATGGCGTGTTTTTATTAGCTAGCTAGGTGGAGAGGCCGAGAGCTTagccggaggaggagaggcGGAAACCGCGTGGGCGTCGGTCGGTCGGCGTGCCCGCGCGCGCGGTGTTTGTCGCTTGGTGTCGTCGGTCGGAGGCCACCGGCAGCATAGCGTGTCGGTCCGGTCCGGCTGCGGGCGGGTGCAGTGGAGTCAACTCCAGCGCACGGTGGCAGCGGCCATGGGTTGCATCGTCTCGTCTGCACTCTGCAGTGTGGCAACCGTGCGACGCTTTTCGGCGGTGAGCCATCTGAGAGCATTCCAACATATTACTCGTATCCAAACTATATTCTTTTTTCATTACCAATAACtacttttatgttttagataaTAGTTGCTTCAGCATGCTATCAAAATGCAATAATCAAAAATAAGGTAGCGGAAAAATCTCTTTCATTTAGGTAAGAGAGAGAGGCGCGTAATGGAGATTGAATTAGTAATCTGCTGGAGCACCTTCATTATcaaaatattaatttttttaatattaggAAAAATGACGATATGCATTTCCAAATGTGGTCGACTCTACCGACGGCATGTGCCCCTTCACTCTACTGATACCTGTTTTTATTGGGCATTACTTCCTCCGTTCTAAAACAAATGTAATTTTGGGACCGAACACGCAAACTAATGCTATatgtaaaattataaaaatactaTTTATCTTTTGTGATGAGTGGATGATGTGTTAGTTGTTTTTTGCGAGAATGTTCCAAAAattgcttgtttttttttgcgataagtagatcaaaatttatattttttatggaacaaattttgaactctatAATTGTATTTGTTTTAGAACGGATGGGGTACATTGCTATTAGGCTCTCCGCACTCGTCGTTCTCTAAATTCACTCTCTAAACAGAATATTCTGTCctggtcatcaagattctctgCTCTATATCCCGCTCTTCCGCACCCATCCACTCTCTATATCAACCACCACGCCATGGGACCCACATTTCAATTTTTTCCACTCCCTCCccatttttctctctcctccccatCTCTTCTCCCCGCCGACCTTCCGcccccttccctccctctccgccaccgccaccgccactccCTTTCCGCCCCCACTGCTCGTCCGGCGCCCCCACGGCTCCTCCAtgccgcgctcctcctccgccgccggcctgtGGCGCGAGCGGAGCACGGCCGCGGGCACGCGGCGCGACCGGCgcggcgccatggcggcgggAGCAGGGTGGGCCGGTGGGGAGCCCACCTCGCTGCGCGGAGCCGTGCGCGGGGCGGCGAGGGCATCGCGTGGCGAGCCAGCGGCTggcgcgcgcgggggccggcgcgggactgtggcggcggagcagcggcgccCAAGCCGGCGCGCGGGCAGGCGGGCCGCACGCGTCCTGCGTCCCCCTCCCCCACCGGCCGTCCCctttccccctcccctgctgcgCCGGCACGGGGGCGGATCATGGCCACGACGGCCGTGGCGACGTGGCGAGCAGGGCCGGGTGCCGACGGCGGGGCGGGGCAACCTCGGCGGGGCGGCCATGGCTGGGCGGAGCGGGCCCTCCTCCCTGCACCCTCCCATGGCGGCCAgggcctcgagctcgccggcctccctcACTCCGGCGGCGCTCGCCCCCCCACCCTCCGCAGGGCCATGGCGGacggggagccggcggcggcggagcggccgcgcgggcgagctgcggcggcgagcgggccgAGCGGCCTGCACGGCACGGCGGCTCCCCAGCGGAGCAAGCACGCCGGCAGGAGCGGCTCGCGCGGCAGGCGCACGGCAAGGCGGAGGTGCGGCgaagtgaggccggccggcaggGGCCCTCTCCGCGGCGCCAGCAAGCGCGGACGGACGGTCGAatccgcgcgcggcggaggccatggATCTCCTCCTCGGCAGCCGGCCTCGCTGGGGTCCTGGGCTCACGGCGGCGGGCCTTGGCGGCCGGCCTCGCTGCGGCCCAGGGCGAGCGGCTGCCATGGCGATTCGCAGGAACAGAGGCCCGGCGGAGCTCTCCTCCCCCACGCGGATCTAGCGCCACCCCCCACGTGCGTCCCGGtcgcggcccgcggcggagctcaAGCCTCGGCCGACCGCGGggctccagcgccgccccccACGTGCGTCTCCGGCCGCGGGCTCGAGCTCGGACTCCCACATCCGCGGGAGGCTCGGCACCTCGAGCTCGACGGTTGGGGACGAGCGCGAAGGACGAAGGGGGCCCACGCATCGATAGTTTGGAGTTTCGTCCGTACCGCGCTGTCTGTCCAGAGCCACTGCTCCGTTCGCAACGATGCAGAGCCGTTTAGAGTACCTGCTGCAGCAAAATTTTCTCCATATACTACTGGAAGTTTATGTTGCGGACGGGATGGAGAGTCCACTGCGGACAGCCTTAGTGATCGATCCAAGCAAAGCCGAAGCGGGAATGATACTGGTACTACAGTGGACGGCTGGCTGGCCGACGCATCTCCATCCAAAGTCCAAACGGTAACAAAAGGAATTATCACATCCACCTGCAGCAGTCCTGTCTCTCAGATCACTACCAGGCCTTTTTCCCACCGCGGGCTGTGTTTGGTATTAACAAAAAAACCTCTGCCAACAAGTTTTTTTCACTTACCAGCAAAAACGACCGCCCAACCACCTGGATTTAGGTCAGTCTCAATGGAAAGTGTCATTATACAGTTGCCAAAAGTGCCACGTAAGTTTGACACTAGAATAACATAGTCATTCTCAGTGCACGGTGTCATGGCACAATTTCATGGACACCTTACAACATTAAAATAGTACAATAGTTGTATGATCAAATGTATTAGAACTCAACAAAGACCattctcagtgggagtgtcatcccCGTGTCATAGTTTTGGCAACCGTGCCACGAGAGGGTCATGGTGATGACCCAGgtcatctctctctccttttaaTTCTGTTGCCAAATCAGCAATTTTGCTAATATATCACAGTATTTAATAACTATGACACTCATATGACCCTTGCACTGGGACTAGCTTTATATTCTCAGGCCACAAGGTTTCTTCTTTACGACCTCTCGGACAGTCTGCGTGATCGATTAATAAAATTCTTCTTTATTCAGATTGCAGCAGACAGCAGGCGACCACAACAGACTGTTCagttcccaaatttttttggaaattttttaacactaattagaagtattaaatataaattaattataaaactaattacatagatgGACGTAAAATcatgagatgaatctattaaccctaattaatctgtcattagagatCGTTTACTATAGCACGACCTTGTCTAATCATGACATAATTTGGCTCACTACATTCGTTTTGCAATTTTACCCGGGagttatggaatgagttttgtcattaatttatatttaatatttttaattagtgtccaaacattcgatgtgacagatgAAAATTTTTAAGTAGAGAGACTAGATAGGGCCGGATCTTGCTGCATTCAATGTCGTATGCAGCAAGCAGCTCCATATCCAGCTGATCGACAGCTCCTCTTTGGGTGGGCTGCTCCGACTCCCTCAAGCCTACCAAACAGTGTTTGGAAGATGGATACTCCCACAAAaagtattttaaaaatatattttagagACGGTGCGATATCGGTTTCTAATTTTTATAGCTAAAAATTGATTCGTAGAGATGAACgtgcccgcccctacaaatcaatttgtag
This window contains:
- the LOC120694907 gene encoding RINT1-like protein MAG2L gives rise to the protein MSTPPPATLRGFLDAHFASPDDLAAAPALAQLLRRECAELDASLRRIEAQLRAAAASWLARSAGGRSDLRRIRFRSTGGAVDAEDDDGAETVRKLGLPALVREIQRIHTIRLYAEATLQLEALVGNLEDVAFSIVRQASKLNLSSILRKSNEAELKHAKLLTAVNAVRDIERELVRVSTSRPKWTSLIMAVDSRVEKTLAILRPQALTDYRALLAALGWPPSLSSPDTENDNYSQIPNPLVLMNEENKEKYSQSFLALCALQHVQANREVRQCQAAAATPALADSKHFDKTACLDNGLWAIDELVHPVASRMEYHFAKWSEQPEFIFTLVYKITKDFMDGVDDILQPLIDHARLAGLSAKESWVTGMVKMLVGYLERQIFPALATSNQDQTTAAKPEVESSWMHFNDLMISFDKRMQLLADSGIQKIASLSEGLSRSLSVFSIYNEHPDWLQIWASVELSSAQDKLKSEMEDETSWSCSDSQHDQLGHMENSIKFLLSTREDYKAPPVSEFVVKTALSMSERGRALPNRGMQIHYNRSSSVKFLNDFFLVLRDRCEALQLSNTALEDQSLSKASCAINAARYCENVLREWDEDTTFLDMGPQGSLFTDEISFLVKLGTNYLEQILSAILLEFEDLSWEYVQNIGSWSGQTAVDDQILDEENAGVSLGFIACLDVLTDRTTKLKQYLNSKDFLDLWRSIAEGLDYFIYSSIRWGELNFSDTGVIQLRVDTKALLHIFRPFCSRPEAFLPFLSESLRLLTMKESDAHYLLEMLTDDTRSNNCLKHQGLHHVNAGQAAKILRSRKFGG
- the LOC120694909 gene encoding calmodulin-binding protein 25-like — its product is MDAILADAAIARALHLSAMSSHSAASLVSAPAPHHQQSPLLAAAHLPAHLTPESPPCPAGGRRNHHQQQQLAPAGGRAGKRRRSRASKRAPTTYITTDPANFRIMVQHITSVEAELPADMLLQRTAADIDTLLLPADAQAGVEASSSALALHQQPCFPTLDSWNVMYDDGMRSDLP